CCGACGGACCCGTCGGCTACGTCCACCCGGTCGACGCGCCGGTCCTCGACCCCTTCCGGGAGCCGGCGTCGCCCTACGGGCCGGGCAACCGGGGCCTGGAGTACGACACACCGGCCGGTGTCGACGTCGGCGCTGCGGCGCCGGGTGTCGTCACCTTCGCCGGCGAGGTGGCCGGGGCGCGCCACGTCACCGTCGGCCACCCGGACGGCCGGTTGACGAGCTACTCCTTCCTCGCCGACGTGCAGGTGCGTCGCGGCGACGTCGTCGAGCGGGGCGAGGTCGTCGGCACCACCGGCGGTCCGCTGCACGTCAGCGTCCGGGAGAGCGGCCGGTACGTCGATCCGGCGCTCCTGTTCGGCGTCGAGGTGACGAGCGTGCAGCTGGTCCCCGAGAACCCGTTCGGGAGCCAGCTGTGGGAGCAGGCGGCACGGGAGGTCATGGCCCTGGCCGCGCTGACCTTCGCCGAGGGGGGAGGGTGGGGGCTCGGCGACATCGGCGGCGCGATCTGGGGTGCCGCGAGCGACGTGGCCGGGGCGCTGCGGGAGGTCGCCCCCGACCTGCTCCGCCTGGCCTGGGAGCTGGCGCCGTTCGCCGTGGCGGCGCTCGGGAGCCCGCTCATGGCCGTGCTGGTGTTCGAGCTCGCCCTCCCCGTCCTCCAGGGTCGGGTCCCGCCGCTCCTGCGCATCCTCGACGAGACCGGACCGGTCGGCACGCTGCTGCGCATCGGCGAACGGACGATCGCGTGGGTCGTCCACCGCACCGACTGCACACCGGGGGACGTCGAGCCACCCCCGCCCACCGGGCGTCGCGTCGCGTTGCTCGTGGGCGGGCTCAGCTCGACCTCCTCCTCGGCCCGGATCGGCGACGTTCCGGTCGACCGGCTCGGCTACGCCCCCGAGGACGTGCTCGGCTTCAGCTACGAGGGCGGCCGCACCCCGGACGCGTTCGGGGCGAGCGCCGCCCCGGTGGCCGAGGACCTGCGCGCCGTCCCGGTCACCGAGTACGGCACCGACGCCTCGACCACCGACCTCCGGCGGCGCGCCGAGCTGCTCGCCGACCTCCTCGAGGAGCTCGAGGCCTCGGCCCCGGGGGTCGAGATCGACCTCTTCGCCCACTCCCAGGGCGGCGTGGTCGCCCACCTCGCGCTGCAGGAGCTCGCAGGTCGCCCGGGGGGCACGGACGTGATCGCCTCGCTCGGCCTGGTCGCCACGATGGGCACGCCGCACCACGGCTCGGACCTCGCGGCGATGGCGGTCGCGGCGTCCGAGACGGGGGAGGGGGCGCTGCTCCTCCAGGTGGCCGAGCGCATGTCGGGGCGCCCGCTCGACCCCGACACCTCGACCAACGTCGCCGACCTGGCCCGGGACTCCGACGTCGTGCTCGACGCGCTCGCCGACGGCCCACCGGACGGTCCGACCTACCTGGCGCTGGCCGCTCGGGGCGACCCGGTCGTGCTCGCGGCGCGGACGCGAGCACCGGGGGCGACCCACGTGACCCTGCCGATCGACGGCCTGACGGCGCACGAGCAGCTGCCGGGCCACGCCAGCACGGCGCGGGAGATCGCGCTGGCTCGCGCCGGGATGTCGCCGACGTGCGAGTCGTTCGGCGACTTCGTCACCGACACCTTCGTCACCGAGGTCACGACGACCCTCACGCTGATGATCTCCGACCTGGTCGCCGGACTGACCCAGATGTCGGTCGTGCCGGAGCCCCTGGGCGACCTCGCCGGCGATCTCGTCCTCGACGGGGGGTGGTGAGCCGCTGACGTGGGGGTGGCGCGGCACCGCTACACTCCTCCGTCGGCCCGGTCCCGGGTCGCGCGACGGCATCTGCCGCCGCGCCGGAACACACCACTCAGCCGCACCGACCACGGTCGCCCCACGGGCGCTGGTGCGGCGACGTCGAACCGATGGAAGGAGACGTGATGGCTGCCGTCGTCACCATGAAGCAGCTGCTCGAGGCCGGGGTCCACTTCGGCCACCAGACCCGGCGCTGGA
This portion of the Actinomarinicola tropica genome encodes:
- a CDS encoding M23 family metallopeptidase, which translates into the protein MRRAVDRPFVLVVVLALVAVALPVLPAGADTDGPVGYVHPVDAPVLDPFREPASPYGPGNRGLEYDTPAGVDVGAAAPGVVTFAGEVAGARHVTVGHPDGRLTSYSFLADVQVRRGDVVERGEVVGTTGGPLHVSVRESGRYVDPALLFGVEVTSVQLVPENPFGSQLWEQAAREVMALAALTFAEGGGWGLGDIGGAIWGAASDVAGALREVAPDLLRLAWELAPFAVAALGSPLMAVLVFELALPVLQGRVPPLLRILDETGPVGTLLRIGERTIAWVVHRTDCTPGDVEPPPPTGRRVALLVGGLSSTSSSARIGDVPVDRLGYAPEDVLGFSYEGGRTPDAFGASAAPVAEDLRAVPVTEYGTDASTTDLRRRAELLADLLEELEASAPGVEIDLFAHSQGGVVAHLALQELAGRPGGTDVIASLGLVATMGTPHHGSDLAAMAVAASETGEGALLLQVAERMSGRPLDPDTSTNVADLARDSDVVLDALADGPPDGPTYLALAARGDPVVLAARTRAPGATHVTLPIDGLTAHEQLPGHASTAREIALARAGMSPTCESFGDFVTDTFVTEVTTTLTLMISDLVAGLTQMSVVPEPLGDLAGDLVLDGGW